The window GATTGAGCGTTGATTAGTCGGCATTTATTAGGGAGTAACGCGCGTCGAATGTGATTCACGTACGCGGTACGATGACCGGAATTATTTCACCGAGTAGATAGTACCGAGCGGTACTTAATTGGTACAAAAACAAGTAGCTTAGTGTATGGGTGTGTGTGCATGGTTTAAGAACGTTGTGAAAGGCGaagattaaaagaaaaatcaaatgatataggaaaaaaaaaaaaaaaaaacgaaataaaaaaatcgccaAATTATAATAAGAAACAAGAAAGCAAAACAACAACGATAGGTAAATAAACACGTACGCAAGTGGTGAGTTAAAAACAAAGGGAGGCTACAAAAACTGTACAGCAATAGAGCAGTAAGAATAATGAGTGTTTACAACAACGCCGAGGGTGCGGACAACTGGTCAGAATTTTGTGACAGGCACGCCCGAGCGGCGGCGTCCGATTTTGCAAAGGCATTCTGCACGTACGTTAATCTTAACCTGCCGGAAAGCGCGAGGGCAACTTTGTCGCATCGcgattttttgcgaaaatttgtcGACACGTTCTGCGAGCATTTTGAGACGGAGTTTTTACGCCGCAGCACGAGGTCGCCCTCCTATGAAACGCGACTTCACCACCAGGCTTCCGGAAACGAGGCTGACGCGAACGCTCCGAACAATCAAAACAATACCAGACCGCCGATCCGGGCCTCCTCGAACGAAGAGTTCAGCGATTACTCGGAACAGGATGGCGAACCCGTCTCACCGAAGCCGGTGCACAAGACGTTCTTCCGACGGCTTTCTTTCAAGGGGCTCAAAAAGGGCAAGGGATTCTTCCACAAGCAGCAGAGCGACGAGGTGGAGTTATCCCACAGCGAGCACAGAAGGGACAAACACTCCAAGGCGAAGCTGTCAAAGATTGTCGTCGAGTGCAGGAAGGAGGGAATTGTCAATTGCTTGATAGGCGAAAACATCGACGGTACCCAAAAGTGGGAGAAGTGTCGACTTGCCCTTGTCAAGGCCATCGGTGGTTACATGCTCGAATTCTACTCGCCGCCAAAGGCGTTCAAGCCGAGAAGCGGCGTGTTTTGCTTCAGGATAACCGAGGCGAGGGAAACCACTGCTCTGGAAATGCCGGACCATGAAAACACCTTCGTTCTCAAGGCTGAACAGAACTTAGAATTCGTTATTGAGGCTCACGACTCCATCGACATGCGGTCTTGGCTTGCTACTATCAAGTACTGCATGAGGTCTGCACCCACTACTTCCAACGCCATGGGCTCGACACCCGGTGATTCCGCCGCCAATTCTGTTGCTCATAGTTCTAACTCCGACGGAGAAAGAGTCAGAGCTAATTCGGCGAGTAAAAATACTAGAACGATCCAGGATCAGCACAGTCTTGAGGAGCAGGGAAATCCACCCGAGCTACCCCCACGGCTCAGACTCAGTAACAACAGTAATTTGGACCTGCTTTATCCCTCTCATCAAGAAATAGAAGAATGTGAGTGTTCTAAGATTGTTCTAAACGCGAGAAATTGAGAAGAGCTTGAGATTTTACTCACGGAATTCTTGGCATCGCAGCTATAAACGTTGGAAATGCCCAAGGAATTTTAGAGTCCTAAGATTGTCAGTCGCACGATTCAGATTGTTGACCGGTCGAATCCAATTTACTGTTATAGTTGAAATCATTCCACTTATGCGTCTTCACTCTTGCAATTTCTTCCATCACGTTGAGtactttcatttttgtaataaCTCATCATATTTTGCAGCATTGTTTGAGCtaggtgtgaaaaaaattcattattccaCAAGTCACGTTTTCCTGTATTGCTGATATTATAGGCGAAACTAATCAACTtgacaaaaatctattttacaTATCTTTACAATTTCTACATGCATAATATGTGCGCAGTAGCATAACATCAAACAATACATCTTTCACACaaggatgaagttagtaacgttattatAACGATGCATATTcaggaaaaatcattatttcggAAATATAGGAACATCTAAAATTTAGCAAACCACGATCAACAAAATATACTCTTACGAACAATGTTGAGATAAGAAAATGACAGAGTGCGAAATGATTGAATTTAATGAAAACAAAGTATTCTCGAGATAAATAAATCACgtaatgtaaaatatttttaaaacgcaTTTGCAAATTGATTCACTAACAAATGTTTGATAACTTTAATGTGTAATTTAGAGAGAAATGATTTTAGTTTATCTCTTGATGATTTACATCCGGAGAAAATCATCCGGGCAGATGAGAATTTGTTCAAAACATCTGTTGTATAGATATGCAGTCATCATCATACTTGAATAGTTTACCAAACGGACAATTGCAAatgtatattgttacaaatgCAACAAGCATTTAAACGTACTTTATTGCATGATGATTCACAAGATAATTAGATGTTGATGATTACTAGATAATCTAATCTGAAAATCTAATTATGGTGTAATCATCCAATCTCTGTAAACTTTCAGAAAATAACAGTTTTCAAGGTACTGCAATgttcaatttaaaatgaatgaaaccACCTGTCATCAGACCTGTAATTTAATAGCATTAGATTAGACCATGGAATCATATTACCTTAGGATTATTGTAATCATTGTATTAATAGATTGTATTAGGACATCCAGGTAATATACTAGAATCTAAACATGATAATTATCCCAGTATTCGAAATGTCGAGTTGCTATAAAAGGAGTTGTTACTAGTTTGACCAGTTGTTATATTGCCAGGCCAGTTCTATAATACTAAAGTTGAATTCAGAACTAAtgacttgaaatatttaagtTTAAACCTGCCCCATTCGATGCATATAGATTACCGTGCTTACCAAGTTTTCACTGAACTCATTATACAGCATTGAcagcattttttcaaaaatttttagtatcTGGTAACGACGGAGACTTAGACTTGTCGACCAGCTTACGTGAATATCGGTGGTTTCACGGAACATTACCCAGATCAGATGCAGCACAACTTGTCCTTCACGGCGCAGCTAATGGGCACGGAGTATTTCTAGTCCGGCAAAGTGAGACCAGAAAAGGGGAGTTCGTTCTGACGTTCAACTTTCAAGGAAGAGCAAAGGTAGATTATTCTACAATTGGCTCAATCGTAGTAGATGACATATCCAAACAACTCTTATTGATCTTGCACGAATCCAAGTATTTCCTGGAAATACGTTTGctgagctgaaaattttggtTCAAGATAAGCTGATGTAAACAGAAGTTGCAATGTTTCAATGAAAACGCTTCTTTACATTAAACtcaaattctgaatatttgaGATACGGTTTGTGAAAATGTTGTGCTGGCACTCATTTCTCGGTTGGATTATATTTGATGTGGGGCGAATACACTGAATGGGTAGTTATTTACTTGGCAGATAAGTCAGTAATTTCATGATATTCTTGGAAGTACGTTCGAAGCGCTACATTGTCAGTTTAATATCCCTAGATACTTCCTGATCAAGATCTTCATGAATGATGGTATTGATTTTCTCCAGGGATTGTAATAAATACACCAATTGGtcaagtaaagaaaaaaagaaacaatttcaCCTCAATCGTGTCACATCCAATGATTATTTCGTATCTGGTTGTGTATCGCAGAGaggtaatttttcaataaatttttgcaatgaTAGCACCTACGAATGACGTTGAACGATCAAGGGCAATGTCGAGTTCAACACCTCTGGTTCCCAGCAATCCACGACATGCTGGAACACTTTCGACAAAATCCCATCCCTCTGGAATCTGGAGGCACAGCGGACGTGACGTTAACAGAATATGTGGTCGCCAATCCTGCCAGCCGGCCTGCACATCACGTGACTACTGGAGCCAGCAGCCAACAGCCTCAGGAACGAAGGCCGGCAACAGCCCCAGAGCCCAGAGAAGTAAGACTCAGCAGCGGCAGTCTAACCCCTCTTGAGTGAGCGCGAGTGGCCGACTCCCACAGTCTGAAGTCTGAAACTACAGACAGTGAGTAGATACACGATAAAGTGAGGACGGTGGTGGCCCTTTTTCAGATCTCAAATCCTAAGGGTAGGTCGATTCCAAACTATCGTATAATTTGCATTGAGCTAATTGATTCACCAATTTTTAAATGGATATGATTTTGTCGATATTGATTCCTTGcattaaaatcaaatattgTGAATTGTTCTATGGCACATTTGTAATTGATTGattcattttcacttttctttcaATAGCATTTCTACGGAAGTGAAATgagtttataaattttatttcctataCCTAAATTGTCCGAAATTGAATGGAATATTATAAAATCCAGGTTTGGCAATTGCTGTCGTATTCTGGCTGAAGGGTAACATGCTATTCGATTGACTATGTTTTTCCAAGATTTGAGTTTCCCAGTAGATGTTGCActgcaatttgaaaaaaattgatttattggaAATCTGACCTACACCTGATAGGAGTTTAGACGCTTAATGTTAGCAATTCGtacatttttctcattgttcaATCTCGAAAGCTTTGCTATAACACGAAAAAGAGATATGAAGTgtaaaaatatgacagtgggGGGAGGGGCTCGCTTTTAAATAAGGTATAACTATAATTCTTACAATTTCTGAATGGTGGTGTcgcttaattatttttatcatcctgTCATTTATCACactgataaattattctttaatcaACTatcattcaacatttttaatcacctataaattattcatcattCCTAATATTTCTATACGTGTAATAAGGATAGAAACGGAGTATTTGTAGTCAAAATGCAAGTTGAGAAGTTAAGTTGACATCATCAAGAGATTCTCATTTCATAATTGATGACCGATAATACAGATTTGAATCATTCAAAACGGAAAACAAAACTAACACAGTTTACcctgacaaaaaattaattaccgaCCATGGCATCGATTTATGAATGATGGCTTAAATCTCAGGATGAGCGACCTTTATCAACTTCAACTCTTGTACTAGCGATTTGTCTACAAATGGATGTATTCCGAGACTTTGAAGCAGcttacaatatttcattcaCTATTGCATGAAATAGGTGCAGACTCACGGTGGACCAATAAGAACTCGCGCCGAGTCACTGGAACGTTTAGAACAACAAAATATCGCAGAACAACAGCTGCAAGTGACAGGGTCGGGATCATCAGGTGGCAGAGCAGTGCAAAATACATATAGCTTTCTTTGACGCTGGCTCTGGAGCAACATATTATCAGGATATCATCCGGTTAGCCCATCTGACTAATAATGTTCTATATTCACCTATTTAATGTAAATAGAAAACTTCTTTGATACAATTCCGTTGatgaaacatttcattttAGAAGTTTGTCCTCATTTATGGTCGACGTCACATGGAATTTTAGGGTGTATATGCACCGGGAATAACGCGAATACCGGGGAAAAACTGGGAATTTTTCTTACTGGGAAACAACCGGGAAAGACACAGGAATTTTCCGGTACTCCGTGATAACAAGATAAATTTTGCACAATTAGTGCacaatacatattttttcggtaacattttttcccattttgcCTGGTTGACATTGTATAATAGTATCGCGTGTCTAATCGTATAAAGATGTATGCACGAAAAAGGCGAATTTGGTGGTAAAAGGGCgtataattttctctttttatggCATTCGCTATAAAGGCACTCGAAACGTTATATCTACACTAAAATTAgccgaaaaaattaatgaaggTAAAAGGCTTTATGTTTGGTGGATACGCCCTTTCAGCatgaaaatatagttttatttatcatttatataaATGATATAAGGTCGTATCCGctatttttgtcttttttttcatcatcgacGCAAAACCCTCCGAAATATAAAGGTTTATCAATTTCGagtagaaatttaaaatttcatcttttgtaaaaaaataatatcgaacGTAACTGTACAGGGTCGTACCCGCCGATTTTGTATCTTACTTTCGCTTTAAAATCCTTTAAAACCTAAAGATTCGTCGATTTTGGGAacaatgtttgaaattttatattttctcaaaaaaaatattggacaTAACGGTATAAGATCATGGTGGGCTAGGATGGTCCTTGTTTAGagtgttttcgaaattccaaGTTAGAAaaagttaataaaattttttttttaaaagtacaTGCCTACTGGTGCCTATAGTTCAACTTAAATTACTCCCTTCAAAGCAGTAAATTTTCCAATGTAATTTAAATGGGAACTTGGGCTCAcagcattattattttttttcctatctaAATAATgctttaaaaatctgaaatttggtATATGTCTTTCCTATAGTCataagtatttgaaaaaaatggccgATTTTCAGCAATAAACGTTTCGAAATCTCAGCACGTCAAAGTTGTGTTTCAAAgtcgaaaataacaattacacGAAATAAATGGATTAATAAGTGGTCCATcatttaatttacttatttaattaaatttcaaacaattatttttttaactcacATGATCGTAATACCGATAACAGCAAAAATAGTTAGATTTATCCATATTCGTTTCACGAGTGTTCCTCGCTTGAGCGTGCGATTTTGTTGAGTTGTGCATACGTATTTATCTACGTAGAGTTACGCATACGTAACAGAGGCTTTGACgtgatattatttatttaataacttGGTGTCAAGATGCGGCTGCGTCTCCTGATGATTTCATAATTGGTcattaaacaattttatttttaatattatatgaACTAAAATGCCAATAATGCtaacaagaaaaatattcgaagCTTGCTACATTCCTTTCTTGAGCGTTCATTGCCTGCGTTAAAAATataactttttgaaatttaattaaacaattaaattaaataattaattaattattaatccatttatttcgttaaataatgattataacattgaaaatcgcccaattttttcaaatacttatGACCATAGGAAAGACGTATACCAAATTCAAGATTTGTCGAAGCATTATTtagttggggaaaaaaataataatgctaTGATCTCAAGTttccatttaaaatacactGGAAAATTTACTGCCTTAAAGACAGTAATTTAAGTCGACCTACAGGCTCCAGTTAACGcgtacttttgaaaaaaaatgttcgtaaACTTTTTCCGCTTCGTCTGCacggaatttcgaaaacaccTTAAATAACGATCACCCTGATGTGGGCACATGCGAACTTACACCATTAGAGaacatgattattttttataaaattcgtGATGAAAGGGCATAATCGACAGTATTTACGACCTTTTATGTATCCTCAAATacaaaggggaaaaaattcgCCTTTTTTACCTTTACATGTAGTAAAAGGTCGTATAATGAGACGCGATGTACCTGATGCCGAATAAAGGTTCTAACATactttaaatattcaaattatcaaTGTACCCTGAAATCCTTAGCATGTTGATGAAAAGCTCTCGCGCAAATTGTAGTAATCTCAGATTTCATTgttggaattttatatttcGCAAGCTATAAACATCATTTATGAAGACTAAAGCAtggtattataaaaatgtatgaaagGTTCGTTATTTCTTCAATATGCAAAGTAACAGGAATATGCAAAGTAATACTGATAATCTATGTCAAGGTACccaggaaacaaaaaaatttcaccagtaaattcgtgaaaaaggcgggattttttttctggtttcCGTATACACCCTGaatttgtattatatattttcggCCAAGGtttattttgcattttcacGATGGTCCTGTGACATTAGGTCATTATTTGGCATATTTGTCGAGTCTATGAGTTTCTCATTCAGAAATACTCTTTGAAAACGGAATGTACtgtgaaaaacgaaatttacAACTGTGTTTGACAATGGATTAATTTACAGTTTCAAGGTCAACTGTTTGTTATAGTAcaactatatatgtatataaaattaatattgatatCCCTCTTACTAAACCTTAAATCATATAGGTGAAGGTCCTGTGGCTTAGGTATATCCATTACCTAAGATATTTGTATCAAACTTAGCTCGACATGAAATCTAATTCATAAATTACACGGAAGTCATAAATTGTTTACAATATATACTTTAATGAACTTTCGAGGTATTTGATATacctttacttttttatttttagcaaCTTGAAGGCAACTCGTTTTCAgtcaatatttatacaatgacAAAGCGTCTGTGCTCgattgaaatgtaaaaattgtgcatataataaatacaattttactCAGTTTCATGACATTTAACATTGTAAATAgttttgcataaaaatacTCATAGATATACAATTCAATCAActatattcatttgaatataGAACCTTATAACTGAATATAacatttgaattatttgaagaatTCAGAACTCATGTGcttcattttgaaaatgcttATCGAGTCACTGAGCAGCTACTTTTGAATCTATATCGATACTGCAAATATAATAATGTTGCCAAAATTATGTCACACCTAAATTCCTATGGAATTAATTTGCCTCTCTGTATTTTATGCGTATAACGATCTATAAAAACTGCATAGCCAGCACTGGTCTACTAGTGCTTGGCGACAATTCGCTATCGGGAATCTTAATTTGGGATTTACATTTActaacaaggaaggtatcccaggttgatttctacgattttatttctgttctAATCTGTTATAATAGATTAACAACTAAGCTAcagatattttcttttatctgccattaaacactttaagaGGGTGAAACCATCCTTCAAATTAAAGCATGTTAAGGGGGGATTTgacggttcttttttttttttttatttaatttagagaattacatttttcatttctcgttatgaggaaactttttcagttagattggttaaaaaatattgataccTTCCTTGTGAGAATTTTACCAAGTACAATTCAGAATCACGAATGATTTCAAGTTATCTAACGGTTTGAGTATCTTTGAATAAGacattgaaatttcgaatctgTTAAATCCActcaaatatacatattcgtTTAAACCATAACTCACGTTTCAAGTAAgcaaaggaaaaatttttgttgagaGATAAACATGAttctattatttaattatgCACCCCTTCTGTACATATGAGTTAATACAGTAATCACGTCTATTTGGGGTCCTAAAAGGTTCATGTAAAATGTAGATTCAGTACAGATGCGTATTTTTACAACGTATTAATCAATTGTTATCGGCCAAGTAAAAATACTGGAGAATCGTAATTCTCAACAAATCCCTGTAGATAGAAATATTTACTTCATCAAATCTGTTGAGGTAATTTATCTATACctgatatttttctgaaactAAGAAGACGATTAGAAGAAGATTAGGAAACGATGGACAAAAGCAATTCTCATGTTTGTATGATATAACATAAAATAAAGTATGCGTATTGCATTTATTAAACGAATGTATAGTTATGGTAAATTTAATGTTGAATCATAAATGGAAGTGAAAACTCATTTCAGTGGATACTTATATTTCTCCTTGATTTCGGTATGGTGTATCTGTCACCGAGACTttagaaaattattgtaacaaagttgtaaaattttatattggGTATCGCTATCAGCATATCTGCCTTGATATCTATAAGATATAAATATccatataattaattaatgacgTTACGAAATTTTACCAAACGATTGTAATTGAATGTGCCCTGACGCCAATGCTTGACCAGTTAAGGCCTAATCTTGATGTACATGCTAAATATTCCAAactttttattgaaaaataaactaaaaaatttttgtttgtaagTATTTTAAGTTTTGATTAAAGGTAGGTAAACGCGATCATTTGTGATCTTTGTGTACCGATTCAATGTACGGCTAGGCCGACGTGGCAATGGCACGAGGGACGACTGACATGTGCTCTAATGCATCAAGTTATTGTG is drawn from Neodiprion fabricii isolate iyNeoFabr1 chromosome 3, iyNeoFabr1.1, whole genome shotgun sequence and contains these coding sequences:
- the LOC124178478 gene encoding SH2B adapter protein 1, whose amino-acid sequence is MSVYNNAEGADNWSEFCDRHARAAASDFAKAFCTYVNLNLPESARATLSHRDFLRKFVDTFCEHFETEFLRRSTRSPSYETRLHHQASGNEADANAPNNQNNTRPPIRASSNEEFSDYSEQDGEPVSPKPVHKTFFRRLSFKGLKKGKGFFHKQQSDEVELSHSEHRRDKHSKAKLSKIVVECRKEGIVNCLIGENIDGTQKWEKCRLALVKAIGGYMLEFYSPPKAFKPRSGVFCFRITEARETTALEMPDHENTFVLKAEQNLEFVIEAHDSIDMRSWLATIKYCMRSAPTTSNAMGSTPGDSAANSVAHSSNSDGERVRANSASKNTRTIQDQHSLEEQGNPPELPPRLRLSNNSNLDLLYPSHQEIEELSGNDGDLDLSTSLREYRWFHGTLPRSDAAQLVLHGAANGHGVFLVRQSETRKGEFVLTFNFQGRAKHLRMTLNDQGQCRVQHLWFPAIHDMLEHFRQNPIPLESGGTADVTLTEYVVANPASRPAHHVTTGASSQQPQERRPATAPEPREVQTHGGPIRTRAESLERLEQQNIAEQQLQVTGSGSSGGRAVQNTYSFL